A genomic segment from Streptomyces sp. NBC_00459 encodes:
- a CDS encoding metallophosphoesterase family protein has protein sequence MVSDVHGNVRDLAVAGAGADALICLGDLVLFLDYADHSRGIFPDLFGTENADRLVALRTARRFEEARELGARLWAGIGMDRAAAIEKAVRKQYAELFAAFPTPTYATYGNVDMPTLWPEYAGPGTQVLDGDRVEIGGRVFGFVGGGLKTPMRTPYEISDEEYAAKIEAVGEVDVLCTHIPPEVPELVYDTVARRFERGSRALLDAIRRTRPRYALFGHVHQPLARRMRIGATECVNVGHFAGSGKPWALEW, from the coding sequence GTGGTCAGTGACGTGCACGGCAACGTGCGTGACCTGGCCGTGGCCGGTGCGGGCGCGGACGCCCTGATCTGCCTGGGCGACCTGGTCCTCTTCCTCGACTACGCCGACCACTCGCGCGGCATCTTCCCCGACCTCTTCGGCACCGAGAACGCCGACCGCCTCGTGGCGCTTCGCACGGCCCGCCGCTTCGAGGAGGCGCGCGAGCTCGGGGCCCGGCTGTGGGCGGGCATCGGCATGGACCGGGCGGCAGCCATAGAGAAGGCGGTGCGCAAGCAGTACGCCGAACTGTTCGCCGCGTTCCCGACACCGACGTACGCCACCTACGGCAACGTCGACATGCCGACACTGTGGCCGGAGTACGCCGGCCCGGGCACCCAGGTCCTGGACGGGGACCGGGTGGAGATCGGGGGCCGGGTCTTCGGCTTCGTCGGCGGGGGGCTGAAGACACCCATGCGCACGCCGTACGAGATCAGCGACGAGGAGTACGCGGCGAAGATCGAGGCGGTCGGCGAGGTCGACGTGCTGTGCACGCACATCCCGCCGGAGGTCCCGGAGCTCGTGTACGACACGGTCGCGCGCCGCTTCGAACGCGGCAGCCGTGCGCTCCTGGACGCGATCCGGCGCACGCGCCCCCGGTACGCGCTGTTCGGCCACGTCCATCAGCCGCTGGCCCGGCGGATGCGGATCGGCGCCACGGAG
- a CDS encoding AMP-dependent synthetase/ligase, producing the protein MREFSLPALYEVPADGNLTDIVRRNAAQHPDVAVIARKVDGAWQDVTATTFLAEVHAAAKGLIASGVAQGDRVALMSRTRYEWTLFDFAIWCAGAVTVPVYETSSAEQVQWILSDSGATAIIVELDGHAAAVESVRDRLPELEHVWQIDAGAVEKLGRAGEDVSDAAVEERGARTKADDPATIVYTSGTTGRPKGCVLTHRSFFAECGNVVERLRPLFRTGECSVLLFLPLAHVFGRLVQIAPMMAPIKLGTVPDIKNLTDELAAFRPTLILGVPRVFEKVYNSARAKAQADGKGKIFDKAADTAIAYSRALDEPSGPSVGLKFKHKVFDRLVYSKLRNVLGGKGEYAISGGAPLGERLGHFFRGIGFTVLEGYGLTESCAATAFNPWDRQKIGTVGQPLPGSVVRIADDGEVLLHGEHLFKEYWNNPEATEEALADGWFHTGDIGTLDEDGYLRITGRKKEIIVTAGGKNVAPAVIEDRIRAHALVGECMVVGDGRPFVGALVTIDEEFLGRWADEHGKPTGSTAASLAHDPDLLAAIQGAVDDGNAAVSKAESVRKFRILASQFTEESGHLTPSLKLKRNVVAKDYADEIEAIYQS; encoded by the coding sequence TTGCGCGAGTTCAGCCTTCCGGCTTTGTACGAGGTCCCCGCGGACGGAAATCTGACCGACATCGTCCGTCGAAACGCCGCGCAGCATCCGGATGTCGCCGTCATCGCCCGCAAGGTGGACGGCGCCTGGCAGGACGTGACGGCCACGACCTTCCTCGCCGAGGTGCACGCCGCAGCGAAGGGCCTCATCGCCTCCGGGGTCGCGCAGGGCGACCGGGTCGCCCTGATGTCCCGTACACGGTACGAGTGGACCCTGTTCGACTTCGCGATCTGGTGCGCGGGCGCGGTGACCGTACCCGTGTACGAGACCAGCTCCGCCGAGCAGGTGCAGTGGATCCTCAGTGACTCGGGGGCCACCGCGATCATCGTGGAACTGGACGGCCACGCGGCCGCCGTCGAGTCGGTGCGCGACCGGCTGCCCGAGCTGGAGCACGTCTGGCAGATCGACGCGGGCGCCGTGGAGAAGCTGGGGCGGGCGGGCGAGGACGTCAGCGACGCGGCCGTCGAGGAACGCGGTGCGCGGACGAAGGCCGACGACCCGGCGACCATCGTGTACACGAGCGGTACGACCGGCCGGCCCAAGGGCTGTGTGCTCACGCACCGCAGCTTCTTCGCCGAGTGCGGGAACGTCGTCGAGCGACTGCGGCCCCTGTTCCGGACCGGTGAGTGCTCGGTCCTCCTCTTCCTCCCGCTCGCGCACGTCTTCGGGCGGCTTGTGCAGATCGCGCCGATGATGGCGCCGATCAAGCTGGGCACCGTCCCGGACATCAAGAACCTCACCGACGAACTGGCCGCGTTCCGGCCGACGTTGATCCTCGGTGTGCCGCGGGTCTTCGAGAAGGTCTACAACTCGGCGCGTGCCAAGGCGCAGGCGGACGGCAAGGGCAAGATCTTCGACAAGGCGGCGGACACGGCCATCGCGTACAGCCGGGCGCTGGACGAGCCGTCCGGCCCGTCGGTCGGCCTGAAGTTCAAGCACAAGGTCTTCGACCGACTGGTCTACAGCAAGCTGCGGAACGTCCTCGGCGGCAAGGGCGAGTACGCCATCTCCGGGGGCGCCCCGCTCGGTGAGCGGCTCGGGCACTTCTTCCGCGGGATCGGCTTCACGGTGCTGGAGGGCTACGGCCTCACCGAGTCCTGTGCCGCCACCGCGTTCAACCCCTGGGACCGGCAGAAGATCGGCACGGTCGGCCAGCCGCTGCCCGGCTCGGTGGTGCGCATCGCCGACGACGGCGAGGTGCTGCTGCACGGCGAGCACCTGTTCAAGGAGTACTGGAACAACCCCGAGGCGACCGAGGAGGCGCTGGCCGACGGCTGGTTCCACACCGGTGACATCGGCACCCTCGACGAGGACGGCTACCTCCGTATCACCGGCCGCAAGAAGGAGATCATCGTCACGGCGGGCGGCAAGAACGTCGCGCCGGCCGTGATCGAGGACCGTATCCGCGCGCACGCGCTGGTCGGGGAGTGCATGGTGGTGGGCGACGGGCGGCCGTTCGTGGGCGCGCTGGTCACCATCGACGAGGAGTTCCTGGGCCGTTGGGCCGACGAGCACGGCAAGCCGACCGGGTCCACCGCGGCGTCGCTCGCCCATGACCCGGATCTCCTCGCGGCGATCCAGGGCGCGGTCGACGACGGCAACGCCGCGGTGTCGAAAGCGGAATCGGTGCGGAAGTTCCGCATTCTGGCCTCCCAGTTCACCGAGGAGTCGGGCCACCTGACGCCGTCCCTGAAGCTCAAGCGCAATGTGGTGGCGAAGGACTACGCGGACGAGATCGAGGCTATCTACCAGAGTTAG